Genomic window (Heptranchias perlo isolate sHepPer1 chromosome 27, sHepPer1.hap1, whole genome shotgun sequence):
ATTTCTTAAAGAACATTTATTCTCTCAGATGGAAACAGTGCCAATCAAAACACAAGCAATGAGAACATTGTACCTTTTGCTGGCAGATGTGGATTCTGAAGATGTGGTTGGATTACCAGTGGAATTGATATTTTTACTTGTGGAACATGGAGTTGTTGGTGATACTGTTGAAAAAACTTCACAAGTATATACAGGTCCTATTGAGGCAAGGGAATAAAGTTTAGATTCACCTGATTTTCACTTGTAGTCAACCTAGAGAACACTATTGTTAAATGGAACCTCAGTGCTTGAGTAAAATCCTGGTTGGTATATTGGATTTGGATGCTTTCATTTCTGTGTAATTTCCCCTCTCTGGTAGCAAGGAGAGATGCTGCTAACACCTGGCAGCGGCCCATTTTTAGTGATATTTCAGTTACTTTCCCATATCCAAGTGTTTGCGCTACAGAATTACTATTGGGACAGTTAAAGGTCTCGGGTTGGTGGGACTACAAACCAGATATTCCCTTTTTTGCCCCACGCAAACATAAAGGAAAGTTAGAGCCAGGGAATGATCTGTGCCACCACCGGAAAGTGTATTCCTGGGCGCCTAGCAACCACGATGCTGCCCTGGAGCGATGTCCTCAGTGGAATAGGAACATCAGCAGTGCATTGAGCACATCTGGAAATATTAGACCAATAATTACTGTTGTCGATATTAGTAGACAAGCAGTTAAAATTCGTAAGGCGTTCCTCGTTTAAAAGAATGTTTCATTCAAAATAGCAGATAAAGGAATGTCACACGCACACATTAAACAGTCGCCTGCTAATATTGACAACggtcaattctagcctcttgggGTCGGTTTCCTGAGCTTGCCAAGTGATGGGAAACCTCAGCCACCGGGAGTGGATATCGCAAATCAGGGACAGGCTCGCAAACAGATGCAATAGATATtagttttaaaaattcagttcCCATATTGTTTGTTTAAAGTAACACTTACCAATGCTGCTGATTTGAGCCACATAACTGCAGTTTTTCTCTGATCTGTTCCAGACTGACACATCAACCATTTCACTGGATTTTCCTCCATTATTATTTGAGGCTCTGCAGTAATATTGATGATGATCTTGGGTGAAGGAAGAACATTGTAGATCCAGTTTATCAGATTCAGAGATCGTTAAATCTTCAGACGTGGCCTTTTTATACCATGTGTACCGAATGGGAAGGGACCCTTGGACAGACTCACAGGAGACTGACACTGAGCCCCCAAAACATGAGGCATTTGCTGGTGATAAAAATCGAAGTACAGGAACAGACACAGATTCTGTGGGAAAGAAACAAAcattcagacactgactgactctgCTTCTTGCACTGGATCCAAACTATCCCTGATCTTTAATGGGATGAGAGAGATTAAATAGCCTTCAAAAGCACCTGAAAGAAGAGGAACAATTGTGCAAGTTTTTGCTTTTTTTGAAAAACAGCAGCATAATTGATCCAGATGGAAATAATCTTCTCAtcatttttgctttgatgaaaccCATCATGAATTTGCCAGGTTGGAGCAgtctatggggtagaaattgggatGTGTTTTGTTCCAATTCCGGGCGTAAAATGGTGCAACGTATACCAATTGCTGGGCGTGAAGTCCTGTGCCCGATTTGCATTGGGGCATGCCCACTGCCCTATTGGTCGACTCTGTTTTTAGGCGTCCCTAGTGGTCGCCTGAAAGCAGCGTTGCATtaatttaaaaatgcaaataaGGGTCCTGGGCATGTTTTAGGAACCTTCTGCAAAATTTTTGAGAAACTAGGCAGAGCGTACACCGTGAATGTTCTGACGAGCTTACCCAGTTCTACAGCGGCCTAACCAGAGTTCCTTGAAGAGACCCATTGAGATCACTGAAGAATCGCGACTGCGCTCGGTCCCCCAGCGTTTTCCACCGGTGTCCAAGCAGGACGTTCCTGAGGGCCACTGGTGAATAGACAGCAGGCTCAAATTTGATCCCCAATGTTGGAAGTAGCCAGCAGCTCGCCTCTATTATCAAAATGAGGCCAATTTCAGATGAGCCTCAGGCCTCTGGCTTCTTGGGGCGCGCTTTCAGCCTGTCGCTTATTTTGGGTCCAGAAATGAGCCCAAAAGAATTTCCAACCCTATTGTTTTCAGGTGGGGGTTTGGTCGAATGTTGAATGCATTTCCAGGAATGGCCTGACCCAGGTCCAGTTTGTACCAGAACTCCCTCATATGGGAATTCTGCAACCAACATCGAAAAATCAAATGCTTTCCAATGTTCATTTTACTTCTGAGACAAAACCAGAATAAGCTCTCCTGTAACTCAGCCAGGCCCTGCCATTTTGGAACCTCACCAGCACATCTACATCTCCATGTCTCTCCATCCTGCGAGCAGCCTGAACTACCATGTCTAATATCAGAACATAGCAGGGCTCCAGATCAGGAGAGCAGTAATGATACTGGGGATGTGTCAATTTGAAAATCAGGGCTAACAATTTCTCTCAGTGGTAGGTTACCAGCCTCCAatgctgtttaattgtttgacactcGAACATGAGCTAGTTGGAGAAAGTCCGAGAAACCACAGCAGAATATGAGTGCAAAAAACTGGAGATTTCTACACATGTTCTGTGGCTTTAGACAGGGAGAGTAATTATGATTGGTTTCAGCGAACTGCAGCTGAAAAGCAACCCTTTATCTCAGTTTTATTGGAGTAGCCAAAGCACAAAGGTGACCAGCTTGACACTTTCAATGAGAATTGTCAGGTCTTCAGTGCTGTTGCGGCCACACCCTGTTCTCAGAAATTGATTAGGACAAAATTTGCTTTGTGACTGGACAGTCTCTCTTTGAAATGTTACTGCTTGCCAGCCTGTCCCTCAGCACTTCCCTACTCACCCACCCAGATCCATTGAAAAATCAATAGGAGGTGTAGAGGATGTAGAAGATTGTATTTAGTATTTGATCCTTCAGGAGGTTTGCTTAGGAGGAagataatgggccataatttgctgtggcagagcATCCAACGGTGTTTGCCGttggttagacttgcccttgctcgTTTAGGTTTCAAATTGTTTGCAGGTAAGTTACTgaaagtgcgagttgataacatcgcagcgagggaaacagggcatctgggacctgagtggacagagcaagaaaCCGTGTATCTCCTTCACCAGTCAGATTCAAGGATTTTGAAATAATCAATGaaaggattgagaaggaagtgtaaatgagAATGGATTGAATGtccaatcaggtacagaaagagaaataaagagagggaaagaaggattggatgaagagagaaagaaaaaggaaatgtacatttttaaaatttccaactacaattaaaacctgaaggattgaaactccacacttgtaagttttcagtgccaaagaggttgcttggcagtaaataacacttatcacgttgttaaaagggtactcagacttgaaatgacttgactcaaCTTACTGTGGAGAGTTTAAtttgtatctaccgtgcaaatacagcaacttcatgccgttcaatgtatttcaatggtgcggcagacagcaagatgccctTTTTGTGAAGCTAAGGGCAGAACGgtgcaacttggacagcaacttttggatttctgtgTTAACcaggcatctgcccctcgcctgaatttGCTGCACCATTTGCGTGTAAATAATGGCGATCGCCATTAGTCTCACcgctattttgacagcaaaatctggcccaacgtGACAACATGAATAAAGAGGCTTCTTTTACCATCAAGAGAGTGATCTAGCTTTTCAATTTTAAGTTTAGCTCGCTTGTAAAGTTGAACTGTATTGTGCTGAACTAAGTATCTGGTTGATTCTGTATGCCTCCCATCATATCAGGAAACCTACAAAAATCTGTTACGCTCATGTGGATTGATTCCATTTTTAGTGTTTTCTAGGTATTTATCCCATTAATGACTACTTGCTTCTTACTGCTTTTGTTATTGTCTTTCTATCAGTTTTAGCCTGAATGTAAACATCTGACAGTGTGAAATTTGATACAGTTCAGAGACAGGAAGATGTGTTGAGCATCCATGTGAGGTCTGGTGTAATACACTGCAGTTAAAGTAACTGTTGGTCCCATAATACGTGAAATTTTTGGTTGGATAGTTGGACAGGCCACGAATTGCGTGTGAGCAACACGAGTCGTGTTTCCAGACCTCTGCCCACTTCCTGGAAGACTCTGCACTGCTGCGGAGCTTCGGGAAATCAGTGCTGTATTTTTCTTCCCAGATGAAACATTGAACAGACGTTTTAGTAGTGTATAATAAAGTATATCACTGAGAAAAGTACCGTAAGATATTTGTAGCCATAAGTTAAACCTTGGATCGATGCCAGATCGTTCAATACCACAGCTGTACCATCCGCTATCTCCCAAGCGAAGATCCGTCATAGTAACAACGAATATTCCTTCTCTCTtgttatctgtgattgacattcTTCCTCGCTGTCCATCTTGCTCACTTGTTTTTACTAAAATTGAACAATCAACAGTCCAGCCATGACACCAATATTTCACATATGACCGGTACGTATGTTTGTCATAGTGACAGTCTATTGTGATCGCTcttcccacaactccatttacatttttttttgcccaCAATGCACCTGAAACTGAGGAGACAGCACTTCAGAAATTGAACAGGAAGTAACTGCTAAATACAAACAGATACATTTTAATAAGAACTTCCACTGTGTACAGAAGAATCTCTCCACTACGTCCATTAATACAGTTGAATTCCTTGTAGTTTGTGATGAAAGAAAGAACATTAATTtcgtgccttatcacatcctcacgatgtcctaaagcacttcccagccagtgaattacttttgaagtgtagtcactatcgtTAAACAAGaacagcaacaacagcttgcatttatatagcacctataacatAGAAACACAAGCGAAGATATAATCAAAAGTAAATGGACATTGAGCTaagtcaggagatattaggagaggtgtgtaacagcttggtcaaagaggtgggttttaaggagggtcttaaaggaggagaggtgggggaTTTCATACAGGGAATTTCACAATGTAGCGCCAATGAAGGCAAACCCATTCCCACTAATGGTGGGGCAAATGTAGGGATCGAAGCACAAAAGATCACAGTCAGCGGAAGGGAGATCTCGTGAGGGAGTTGGTGAgtcgggctgaaggaggttactcaAATAGTGAGGGGCCAtttcatgaaggaatttaaacacaaggatgaaagtTTGAAGTTTTGAGAGACcgaaagccaatgtaggtcagcaaggacaggggtgatagatGAACGGGAcctgatacgggcagcagaattttggatgcgtTGATGTTTATGGTGGGTGCAAGAGgggaggcaggccaggagaacattggaatagttcaatctggaggcaacaaagacatggatgtgggtttcagcagcagacgggtggaagtaggcagacttTGTAATGAACTTGATATCTGCAGGAAAAGTGCTCCAGATTGTCTGTAAGATCAATGAGCAAGACC
Coding sequences:
- the LOC137344565 gene encoding uncharacterized protein isoform X2, producing the protein MRILILLICSLPGALWAKKNVNGVVGRAITIDCHYDKHTYRSYVKYWCHGWTVDCSILVKTSEQDGQRGRMSITDNKREGIFVVTMTDLRLGDSGWYSCGIERSGIDPRFNLWLQISYESVSVPVLRFLSPANASCFGGSVSVSCESVQGSLPIRYTWYKKATSEDLTISESDKLDLQCSSFTQDHHQYYCRASNNNGGKSSEMVDVSVWNRSEKNCSYVAQISSIGPVYTCEVFSTVSPTTPCSTSKNINSTGNPTTSSESTSASKSLIYIVLGVLGGLIVLLAVCLLLYLKQKNKDTNNGGDNTLNDTQQLAATEESIVYANVQRIRRSSVEMLTKGTAQLKNDENEITYAEVQIQKKSPAQSVEVAKCSINNKDSVTYAAVQIQSQPPKKNREKPSFDNPQDSEQATYATITF
- the LOC137344565 gene encoding uncharacterized protein isoform X1 — encoded protein: MRILILLICSLPVSGALWAKKNVNGVVGRAITIDCHYDKHTYRSYVKYWCHGWTVDCSILVKTSEQDGQRGRMSITDNKREGIFVVTMTDLRLGDSGWYSCGIERSGIDPRFNLWLQISYESVSVPVLRFLSPANASCFGGSVSVSCESVQGSLPIRYTWYKKATSEDLTISESDKLDLQCSSFTQDHHQYYCRASNNNGGKSSEMVDVSVWNRSEKNCSYVAQISSIGPVYTCEVFSTVSPTTPCSTSKNINSTGNPTTSSESTSASKSLIYIVLGVLGGLIVLLAVCLLLYLKQKNKDTNNGGDNTLNDTQQLAATEESIVYANVQRIRRSSVEMLTKGTAQLKNDENEITYAEVQIQKKSPAQSVEVAKCSINNKDSVTYAAVQIQSQPPKKNREKPSFDNPQDSEQATYATITF